In Desulfobacter hydrogenophilus, the genomic stretch ATATCGGGCACGGTTTCCAAAAATTCCGGCCGGTTTTGTGACGCATCCCGGGCAGCCTTGGTAGTACCGGCTCCGGGATTTCCGGAAAATGCCCCGATGGTGCCGGATTCAAATCTGGATTGGGACAGAAGTGCCATCCCCAGAGCGCCGGTAACGCTGAAATAAGGGGGGACGGTGACCGGCCGGCAAAGAAGGGAGCGGAAGGCATTGACCACACCCTGGTTATGGGCGATACCGCCCTGAAGAAAAATATGATCTCCCAGGGAACGGTCACCAACCACCCGGGTCAGGTAGTTTCTAACGATGCTGTAGGCCAGGCCCGCCACGATGTCGGCCTTGGCCTCTCCCCGTCCCAGGGCCTTGGATAGCGCCCCCTCAATAAACACGGTGCAGCGTTCTCCAAGGTCCAATGGGGCTGCAGACTTGAGTGACAGGGGGCCGAAGTCCCGGATATCCACCCCTATTTTTTGGGCCTGCTCTTCCAGAAAGGAACCCGTACCAGCTGCGCAAACGCGGTTCATTTCAAAATCTGTGATCACCTGATTTTCAAGGCGGATAAATTTGGCATCCTGGCCACCGATTTCCAGGATAGTGTCTGCCTCCGGGTTCTGGAACAGTGTACCTTCGGCCTGGGCCGTAATCTCGTTGACTACTATATCCGCCCCGATGGATTTGCCGACCAGATAGCGTCCGGACCCGGTAACCCCGATGGACAAAAGGGAAAAGTCTTTTCCCATTTGCTGTTTAAGCAGCATCATGCCCGAATGTACCGTTTCCACAGGGGTACCCCGGGTGCGCAGGTACTGCCAGTGCAGTACCTGCCTGTCCGGGCTGATGAGTACCAGATTAGTTGATGTGGAGCCCACATCAACACCCAGATGTCCTGCCGAGGAAGGACAGGATGTTTTAATTGGATGCAGCCCTTCCTGATCGTCGTCTCCAAAATCGGATAGGGGCCGGGCTGTGCCTGGGGATTTTGATCCGGGCACTCCTGTGTCTGAAAAACGGCAGATCCGGGACAATTCCAAAGCCTGTACCGCCGATGGCACCGCCAGCGCTGCGCCCATGGCGTTGGCGTAGGTATGTTCCGGTTCCAAAAAAAAATCATCGGCAGACAGGTTAAAGGTTTTGGCCAGGGCTTGGCGTACCCCGTGGATTTCCATGACCCGACCGGTCAGGAACACCGGCGGGGAAACCGGATTGCGCTTAACCACGTTGGTCTTATAATTTCTGACCATGGCATGGATCAGACCCAGGAGAATGTCCGGAATTTTGGCTCCGTCCTGCTGGAAGTGGATCATGTCGGTTTTGGAAAACACTGAGCAGCGCCCGGCAATGGGCAGCACCTTTGTTGCCAGGCGTGTTTGCCCGGACAGCCCGGAAATCGGTATGGCAAGCCGCTGGGCCTGTTCCTCAAGAAAGGAACCGGTGCCCGCCGAACAGCTTGAGTTGAAAAAAAACTTCACTCGTGTGGCATCTTTTTTTGAAAAATTAGTAATAAAGCTTGCACGCGCCGCACCGATCTCCATGATGCACCTGGCGTCAGGAACCATGGCAAGACATCCTTCGACCACCGCCGGTACCATATCCAGCAGAAAAACGCCAGGATCCGGGTTGATGCTGTCAGTTTGTGCCTGCAAATCCGAATGCCCGGCGAATTGTTCGGCCGACACTTTTTTTATCTTTTCGGCAACAGGTTCGGCCAGGCTGCCGGTCATTCCCAACCGAGCCTTGGGAAATCTTGAGGCGGTTTCGGACAACAGTGTTTTCAAACAGGCGGCAGGAGAGCCTGAATGCTTCTGGAAGCGGGAGTACACCCTGTTTTTATTCGCATCCAGGACCACCAGTTTGATTGCGCTGGTGCCCATATCAACCCCCATGACAGGAAAATTCATCTTTTACTCTCCTTAAAAATGGACCCGCATACCGGCAAATATATAGGGTCCCACATTTGACCCAAGGGATTCGTCCACAGCTTCGTCCAGAATGTTGTTCACGCCGCCATAAAACGCATACTGTTTTTTGTTGCCAAAGTGTTTGAGAAAACTAATATCCACCAGCTCGTAGGAGCTTACCTTTTCCGTCTCGCTTTTGTACTGACTGCCGATATGCCGTGCCGTAAGTGAGAGGGAAAGCGTCTGGGTGGCCTGATAATTCACGCCCAGAGAAAGGGTCCGTTCCGGGTTGTAAAGCAAATCTTTTCCGGTTTGACCGTCTTCGGTGGAAAGCTCCGTCCAATTGAAGTCGGTGGTGACCCCGTGCCCGAAATCATATCCCAGGTTCACCTCTAGGCCTTTGATATCAACATCCGGCTTATTAACATAGGTCTGGTAATCGTCACTGCCGTCACCGTCGGCGTCCACCCGTTGGATTTCAATCTTATCATTGACATCATTGTAGAAGAGTACGACTTCGTAACTGAATCCTTGATACTCTCCGCCGATTCCAAGCTCATAGCTTCGCAAAAATTCAGGAGCCAGTTCGTGCACTGTTGTTTTGGTGCCGTATACGGCTTCGGCGCCAATCTTTGGGATGTCGCCCGGTGTCGGGGCGACCACATAGAGCTCTGCCGTATCCGGTGCCCGGTAGCCTTCGGCGTAGTTCACGCGAACTTTGAACAGGGGGGAAAACTGCTTGGCCAGTCCGGCTTTAAAGGTGGCTTTGTTGTCCGCATCGGACATATCATCGTACCGGGCACCAAAAATGGCATTAAGGCCTGAAGTAATCTGCCACTCATCCTGGAGATAAACCGCCTTGAACAACTGGGTGTCGTTTACAAACGCGTAACTTGTAGGGTCTGGGTTGATGGCGGCGGAATTTCTCGATATTTCCCGGTACTCGGCACCGCCCACCAGAAGATGATCAGACGTGGCTGCCCAGGTAGATTCCGCCTCGTATCCGGTGATATCCACATCTGCGCTGAATTTGGTATTCGTGGCTGCCGTAAAATTTTTTGCCCGGGTTTTGTTGCGTTTTTCATACTCCGACCGGTAGACCCCTATCCGGCCTGTCAGGGTATCTGTGAATCTGTACTTAAGCGCGGTATTGGCATCCAGTCTATTGTTGTCGTCGGCTGAGTCCACGGGCGTATCCAGAACCATGACCGCGGACGGGGTCTGTCCGGGTCTTGCCTTTTTAAATCCGCCGGCGTATGTGCCGTCCCGGTTTTCTTCAAAGTAATTCAGACCCATCTGTGCATTCAGCGCATCGGTCAGATCCGCATCCAGGGAAATTCCTGTGGAAAAAACTTCCGAGGCATCGCGATAGGTGACGTCAATATCACCGGTTTCCGTGTGCTGGGGATCCGAGGTGACAGGCTGGCTGGTCTGAGGGTTCAGGGCTTTTGAAAAATAGGTTTCAGTTTCCGTATAGGGCCTGGTCTTATTGTAGTTGGTATACAGGGTATACCCAAGTTTTCCCATCCGTCCCCGGGCATTGACACCGGCCTTGTAGGATTCCCCGTCCCCCTGGTCGTTCATCCCTGTGGAGACATCCATGTCCATGGCAAATTTCTTCCGGCCGGCCTTTTTGGTGATGATGTTGATCACTCCGCCCAGGGCATCTGATCCGTAGAGAGTGCTCATGGGGCCTTTGACGATTTCTATCCGCTGGATCATGCTGGCCGGAATCCTGTCCATCTCGTAGGTGCTCTGGGTCTCTCCTGCGGTACGCCTGCCGTCAATGATCAGCAGGGTGCCGTTGCCCCCCATGCCGCGGATGGAGATGGTGCTTTTGGACTTAGCGCTTGAATGGGCAAACTGGCCGTACTGCAGGGTCAGGCCCGGGGTTTTTTCCATGATGTTTTTCAGGGTGGATGCGCCCATCATCTTGATCTCCTCTGCGGTAATCACATCCACTGACGCCGTGATCCCGTCAACCTCTTTTTCCGTCTTGGTTGCGGTGATCACCAGGGGATCTTCCTGGACGATATCTTTTTTTTCGGCCAAAGCTGCATCGGCAACCATGGCGCTCAGTACTGCCGCATACAGACAGGCCATCATTTTTATTTTCATCTGAAGTCTCCTTTAGGAATGGGTTTTAAATAACTTACCCATTTTGTTATATCCGGGAGCGCAGGCGTCCCGCCTGCAGTAACAATGCGGGCGAGACGCCCGCGCTCCCAGGTTAAATTATTTGGCTCCCATTCCTTAATGCTTTTCATCTGTAGTTATCTTTTCGGATTGCTGTTTTTGAAGCGCCATGGTCGCACGCTTGAAATGGATCAGCTCCAAAAGGACTCCTTCGGGAAACTGATGAAATGCACTGACGTACATGCCTATCCGCTGGGCGTGCATCTTGTCCCGGATAAGCCAGAAGTATTCCTTTTGATTCAAAACACCTTGTTCTTTGAGCTTATCAGCAGACTTAATGAATTCGGCAGCCAGATGATTGGCCTGGGCAACAATTCCGTCACAGGCGGCCAGATTCTCCCGGACCCGGGACCCGGCATGGCATTGGCTACAAACTTCCACCATGGCATTTCTTTGTTCAGTCCATTGGGCCATATCTGGCCGAAAGCTGTCCGGGGCCAAAATCGGACCGAGCATTTCCACTGCCCCTTTAACGGTGTTCTGGTCAGCAGAAAGCTTGGGATCCGATTCCTCGCCTCGAACCCCCAAAAACCCCCAACTAGCTTTAACCATGTGATCACCGCCGGGCATGTGGCAGGTCGCACATGTGGGAACACCACTGTCCAACCCCCGGGAGCGGTACAAGGCACCGTGCTTTGAATTTTCATAGGCTTCATACTGGGGATGATTGCCCATGTGGCAGGGAAGGCAGGCTTCGGGTTTGAGCGCCTCCCGGGCGGAGAACCTGTGGCTACCGTGGCAGGCGTTGCACTGCCCCCCGTCCTTGCAGATGCCGTTGTGGCAGGTCGCGCAGGTTTTATCAAAAATGCCGGGAGCCTGGGCTTTGACCTTTTTACCCATGGTGGCTATGGATAGCGCGGCTTCGGCTTTGCCGTGCTTGCCCATGGTAAACCGTTCCGCCTGTTCTTTGTGGCATGTCCCACACACTTTGATATTCGGCATGATGGCCTTTTTTGAATCGGTTTCATTGGTGTGCGCGGAACCATGACATTGGGTACAGTCCATACCTGATTTAGCCATGCTGGATAGCTTCCAGTCTTCAACCAGGAAAGGTGTGAGTTTCGTGTGACATTGGATGCATTCGTCCGGTGCATTGCCCCGGGCAACGGCAGGCGATATCAAATCGCTCCACAGAACTGCCACCAGCATACCGATTATAAAAAAAAGTTTTTTATCCATTGGTATCCTGATCCTTTTTGGCCGGTGCGGCAAATTCAATGACCTCAATCACCCGGTCCGATTGCTCGAATAATTGTTTGACCATATTCTGGAACCGTTCCGGAAAGGATCTCTTGCTTTCAGGCGTTGCATCCGGGCCGATGGCACTCATCAGGATGGCTTTGGGATTCACCGCTCTCTCAGAGTGGTAATTGATTCCCACCTGGCGGTTTGTGTCCAACCGGGTAAACCGGATATCCGTATCAATGGGTGCATTATAAAAAAGCAAATTCCGCCGGTTGAACCGTCCCCCGGGAAGCCCTTCGAATCCGAAATCTGTGGTCGCCCCAGTTATATTGGAAATCACGGAACCCACAACGCCGGCATTGTCTTGGGTGACCCCATGTCTGATTTCAACCTTTATTTCCCCCCTCCGGGGCAATTCTTCTCCATATAAAGCCTTGAGCCCTTCCCGGGCTGCAAGATAGGCCCCGCCTACGACGGCACAACTATGGCCCGCCATTTTCACCGTGTCCACATAGGTGATTTCTAAGATACCTCCCTGGCTTGTCCCGATAAATTCGCCTAAAGGATCTTTCAAAACGATGGGATTGATTTTGTCAAAAAAGGCCGGGTACTGCATCTTTGGGTAATTTTCCGCTCCGTTTGCCGTCCCGACAACGGGAATAACCATAGATAACAAGGCAATCGCCAACATTCTCCAGCTTTGTTTTTCCATACTAATTTTCATTTTTTCTCCTTATTTAAATAACGGCCATAGCCGACCTGGTCTTTCACCGAGATCAGACCACAACAAATCATTAAAAAAACTAACCGGTTAGTTCAATTTTTTCATATAAACAGCCATGGGCTGACTTGATCTATCAGCGCCCAGGCTCAGCCCACAACGAAATCAAGAAAGTAATTCGACATTTTATTGAGACTTTCTTATAAAAAATAGGGTTAAGCATATGCTGCATTATACCTGCTGGCTTGGCCCTGTCTTTGCGTTGCAGCAAGGTTTAACTAATTTTTTAAAAAAAATAATAAAACTTAGGGCAGGAAGAAGAAATATTTCCAAAGGAATAATTTGAGGATAGTATTAATTATTGTTTACAAAAGCTTCCAGGGCCTTAGGATCGGTAATCGTGACACTTTGACGAGAGGATTTTAGCCAGCCGCTTTTTTCCCAATCACTTAAAATACGGCTGACTGTAAACATTGAGGCGCCGATATGGTCCGCGATATTCTGCCGGCTCAAAGGAATATCAATGTACACCCCGTTTCCCTTTTTCCGGCCTGTATTGGTCATAAGGCTGATCATGAATTTTGCGATGCGCAAGGGGGCCTGCTCCGAACATAGTTCCATATAGCGTTGTTGCAAGGCTTCCAGACGTTCGAAAAGCAGAGTGATCAAGTCCAGAGACATTTCTGGACATTTCTGGACGATTTCAAAAAAGCCATTTCTGTCCCAGGAAATGACTTCTGTCTCTTTTATTGCCTGGGCTGTCACTGGATAAACGCCACCTTTAAGGACAATGGGGGTGGCCGTCATTTCCCCGGAAGAGATATAACGAAGAATGACTTCCCGGCCTCGAACATTGAGTTTTGACAGCTTCAGACATCCTTCAACCACCAGATAGCATCTTGTGGCAGGCTCCCCTTCGTGAAATAGATACCCCTTAGGTGAAATGCGTTTATTTATACCATATTTAAGAACATCCCTGTAGTTGTGGGAAAGCAGTGTCTTAAAAAAATGTGGATCAGGTTCTTTCTTTAATTGCAATGCTTTTTCCTTTGTACTTGGGAGTATCAGCCTACACATCAGTGTGTGTTTAGCATTGTTCTTATTACATAATAATGTTTGAAATAAAAGAAATTGTTTTATAATTGTCCAATTAACATAGATCAAGGTCTCACAAAAAAAGCGAAAACTTGATTTATATCAATGAAACAACTCGCTATCTTTGATAAGAAAGATTAAGAATAGCAACTCAAAGAAATGGCATTAAATGAAAATAACACCATTATTAACCAAACGCTTTATCCAGATATTCTTTTCAGGTATTGTTGTTTTTATCGGTATCAGATTTTATTTGTTTGTCTCCTGTCTTGAAAACGGGGGAATCCCCGGGTTTGAAAGGCCTGCCGGAGTTGAGGCGTTTTTACCCATTAGTGCCCTTGTGAGCCTGAAACACTGGCTTTATTCCGGTACCATTAATTCAATTCATCCATCAGCACTTGTGCTGTTCCTTATCATCTGTGCCACTGCAGTCTTTGCAAAAAAAGGGTTTTGCAGTTGGGTCTGCCCGATTGGCTTCTTGTCAGAAGGTGCAGCCAAACTGAACAGGAAACTGTTCAAAAAACCGCTGAAGCTGCCGCTCGTTTTTGACCTTTTATTACGCTGTTTAAAGTATCTGGTTGCCGGTTTTTTTATCTACCAGATCTTCTATAAGATGCCGGGCCGCAGTATAGAGCAGTTTATTCATAGTCCCTATAATCAATTTGCCGATATCAAGATGCTCAAATTTTTTACGGATATGTCCACAACGGCTTTCATTGTTATCGTTGTGCTGGCTTGCTTGACAATCATTATTCGAAATTTCTGGTGCCGGTACCTGTGTCCATATGGTGCTTTGCTTGGGATCATCGGATTTTTCAGCCTGGGAAAAGTTCATCGGCACCCTTCCCATTGCGTCGATTGTGGTAAGTGTGAGACCGTCTGTCCCGGCAACATTGCCATTCGGCAGAAAACATGGATCAATTCTCTTGAATGCTCGGCGTGTATGAGCTGTATTGAAGCCTGCCCGGAAAAACAAGCGTTGCATTTTGAGTTGCTTCCCAGCCGCAAGCCCTTGGGGGCTATGGTTATGGCAATATTTTTCGTATTAATTTTTACAGCAGGTATTACCATTGCCAGATTGACCGGACACTGGCAGAACGACATTCCACTTCAGGTATATTTGCAGTATACTGCTCCTAAGGCTCCGCCAGCTAAAACGTTTGATCACATCAGTCCGGAAAAAATGGAGCGGATGATCCTGATGATGAACCAAGTCCAGGCGCAGAAGATGCAAAATTTACAAAAATCAGAGAAGCCTGAAAAATAACGGTTCCGGGGATATGCTGAACACGGCGATGGCAGTGATTTCCCTTCCAAGGCACAAAAAATTTTAACATCTTTTCCTGTAAAATCTGAGCCGATAATTAGGGCGTCAATCCGGTTCAAAAAGCCAACGGCCATTTGCCGCCATAGACTTTGAATGAAGGCATTGTTAAGGTTAAACCAATGAAATGTATTAATATATTATAGCGGAAAGATAGATACTATATGAAGGATAAGATACGCATTAAAGTCATTGACAGGCTGGGCAAAAAAGGTTGCCACAGAGGACATAAATTAGGCGATTGTTTTGATTTTGACTCGGAAAGAGGAAATCTATGCCCTATGGCAATGCACTGCGCCTTCCCATATATTGACATTTTAAGATACGGCGGCAAACTACCGTTAAGCCGAGAGGGAGATATTCGTTTTTGCTGCTCTGATGCAGACACAGCTCTGGTTTTTAAGTTAGAAATTGTAAAACCGGGGAGGTAGGATTCAAACAGCCCCTACCTCTCCATGTATGCTGGATAAACTGGATTTTTCATCCGCCGTTTTTTTATTCATTGATGATCTCCTTTCATTTATTTTGCATAGCCCTGGATCCTGCTTTGATTTCCCTCTCTGCTACCTTGGTGCCGTCAGTCAACGCCGATGAAGGATAGAGAATAACCCGGTCACCCAGCTCTAAACCGCTGGAGACCTGTGCCTCGATACCATTATTTTGTCCGATCTCTACCCGTCGAAAAGTTGCTTTCCCGTCTATGACCTGAAAAACTGCCCAGTCTCGACCAGCCCGAAAAAGTGCACTGGAAGGGACAACCAGGGCGTCCGCCTTCTCCCAGACGACGATTTTTGCTTCAACACGAAAGCCATGGCCGAGTTTTTTCCATGTTTGCTGCGGGTCAGTGAACCGGATAATGGTATTGACCCGTTGTTCTTCCACGCCCAGGGCGGAAACCTTGGTGAAGCCCCAGGGCTCAATACGTTGGACAATACCTTCCAGGTTGCCTGGACCACCCCAGCCTAAAAAAATAACCCGATTACCGGGGGAAACCTGCACGGCATCGGAAGACAACAGTTCAACCACTACCTCAAGATCACTTTCTACGTTGCCAATTTCCACGATAGGGGTGCCTGCGGCCAAGGTCGATGCACTTTCCTGCAAAAGACGAAGCACCTGACCATTTACCGGCGCATAAAGAGAAAAAACTTTTTCTGTCCTATCGCCTGGATGGTCCGCTACGCCATTATCGTTTTGACTAATCAAACGGGCACGAGCATTATCAATTTCTGCCTCCCGCATGGTAATAGTCGCTTGAGCCGCCTGGAGAGCCGCCTCGGCGACATACGCTTGCCGTAAGGCAAGATCGAGTTCTGACTGGCTCATTACATTGGATTTCTGAAGGTGGCGTGTGCGGCGCAGTTCAACTTCCGCCAGTTTTTTATCCGCGACGGCTTTATTGCGATCGGCGTGGGCAGTCCTCAATACAGCTTCGGCTGTGGCTATTGCCGCCCTGATTTCCGCCACGGTTCTGACATCAAGCGGCGGAGCTATTTCCGGCAACATTTCAGCGACCACACTCTTTTTTCCTATGACTTGATCCCCAGGCTCAACATGTACTCGCAAAATGCGGCCGGCAACAGGAGTTGAGACAATATAAGCGTCATGCACGCGGGTCTTCCCCTCTTCGTCAATGGTGATGACCAGATGATTGCGTACCACTTCACCCATATCCACCATCAATGGACGCGGCCAGAAAGCGAAAGTCAGCAAGGCCACGATCAAAATAAGGATGCTGATCGTTAAATAATTTCTGGAATTCTTCTTGGCCATGTCCGCTACTCCCTCGTTTTAAGAGCGGAAACGAGATCCGCCCTGTCCATATCATGTTTAACAAGCCAGCCGGAGATTATCGTTGCGGCAATCACCGCAAATGCCGCAGCCCCATAACTTTCCGGCGAAAAAATGGCGGGTATCTGGTAAAGATCTGAGCTGAACCCGGCGGCAATGGCAAAAGACAGATAATAGCCGATAAGCGATCCGACAGGCAGAGCTACAATGGTGATGACGGCCAGTTCCCCAAGAAGAACAAAGGCCACCTCCCCTTTGGTAAAGCCAATTACCCGCAGGCTTGCCAGATCCCGGGCGCGTTCGGCATAGGCAATCCGTGCGGCATTATAAATGATGCCGAAGGTGATCACCCCGGCTATTGCGGCCATGACAAAGCGCATCATGCCCGCACCCGTATCCATTTGCTTCTGGAAGGCGGCTCGTGCGTTCTTTTTCACGCTTACTCCGGCAACCGTTGGCATGTCTTTCAGGGTCCGGTAAATCTTACCCTCCATCATGCCATCGATGCGCAGGTAGGCTCCGGAAATTCGGTTTGGCTCATGCAGTGCACGGTTCAGCACCTCCATCTCTATAAAGGCGGGTGAACCCAGGAGAGTCTCGGCGACACCGGCAACAGGAATGGAGATTATCGGCCGCCGGCCCTCGCGTACCTCAACCGTCAGTACCTCTCCAGGATAAATAGCCAGAATATCAGCCAGGGCCTGCGCTAAAATGATGCCGCCTTTGCCTAAGTGGATAGTAGCCAGTTCACTGTCCACGGCCCGGTTCAGGCGTGGCAAGGGGACCAAGCCATTGACTGCGCCGCGATGACTCTGCAGACCGTGTCGGAATATTACCGGGACGATACGTATCGGTTCCACTTCAATGACACCCGGAATGCGCTGCAGCTCGAAGACGGCCTTGTTCGACACTGCTTCATTGAAGGTAACAGTCACATCACTGCGATCAATCGCGGTAAAGGTTTGCTCGACCGTTTGGTCAAAGCCCGCCATAATCCCGATCATCGCCACCGATAAGGCCATGCCCGCCGCTATGCCGATCATCGCACCAATCATTCTTCCCGGCTGACGGGTCAAACGGCGCAACACCATCCTGCTGGGTTGGTCGAGAACGAAATTCAGTGCCTGGCCGAAACGACCGGTGCGACTATAGTCCGGGGGAGCAGGCGGGCGCATGGCCGATGCCGGGGTGAGGGCGAAGACCCGGCGCAGTACAAGGAGCCCACCGGCCGACGCGGCCCCCACGCTCACCAGAAAACCGGTCACGAAAGAGGCGGGATCAAGCTGGAATATCAAAAAAGGAAATTTGTAATACTCCAGATACAGATTAATCATCGCCCGACCGGCAGCGATGCCAAAGAGACAGCCGGCAGCAGCACCTCCGGCGGCGATGGCAATTATCAACTTGAAATAGTGCGAACCAACCTCAAAATCAGTATAACCAAAAGCCTTGATGAGGCCTATCTGTTCCCGTTCGGACTCCACCAGGCGGGAAATAACAATGTAGAGCAGGAAGGCTGCGACAGCCAGAAAGATCGGCGGGACACTGGTGCTGCTTGCCCGCAGGCCGTCGATTTCTTCACTGACGAAACGGTTGGAGGTCTGATCCTCCCTGCCGTAGGCTCCCAGCCCGCCGTAGGATTCGAGAATCCGATCGGCGGCATCGAGTACTGCGGGAAGACGGGCGTCAAGTCCGACAGACAGGAGTGCTTCGTTAAAGGCCCCTTCCATATCATAGGCGGCGGCAAGCGCTGTACGGCTCATCCAGATGACGCCAAACCTGGCATTGTCGGTTATCAGCTCGCCAGGTGCGGTGGTGTAGAGAAATTCCGGTGCCTGGGCGAGGCCGACAATACGCAGGCTGCGCCTTTTGCCGTTCATGGTGACGGACAGGCTGTCGCCGGGACGCAGCTCGTTTGCCGCAGCAAAACTCTTCAAGAGCAGAATTTCGTCGGCGTGATCGCTCTCCAGCCTGCGCCCATCGGTCAGGTAGATATCGTTTAAGCGCGGGGTGCCGAAATCCGGCAGTGAAACCGCCTGGGCCTGCAACGGCAGATCGCGGCCGGGCAGGTCAATCAGAGCGCTGCCGACAACCCGTCCTTCGGCGGAAGAGACACCTGGGATTGCGGCAAGATCGGTAATCCGGTGTTCAGGAACGCGATTAACCGGAACGAATACATCGGCAAGGCGATATCGTTCATAATAGGTACGCCGCGTTTCATCCAGTGACGTAACGAGTCCGGTCATCATGACCAGCAGCAGCACGCCAACGGCGATGACGGCACCAATGGCCACCGCCTGGCCCTTAATGCGCCAGAGGTCGCGCACCAGCTTGCGGTTGAGTGAATTCATCGACCGGTCACCATTCGATATCTTCGGGGCCCAGTTTAGTCTTGTTGACGACAATCTCACGAATGGCGCCATCAGCAAAATGGATAACCCGATCCGCCATATCAGCAGTGGCGGCGGCATGTGTGACGATAAGCACCGTTGCGCCGAGGGTTTCGTTTATGTCTTTTAATACCTGCAGCACAGTTCGTCCGGTGGTGCTGTCAAGCGCCCCGGTGGGTTCATCGCAGAACAGCACCGTTGGTTGCTTGGCCACCGCCCGGGCAATGGCGACCCGCTGCTGTTCGCCACCGGAAAGCTGAGAGGGAAAATGGTCGGCCCGATCACGTAGCCCGACCAGTCCAAGTGCTTCTTCCGGATCCATGGGATCGCTTGCTATTTCAGTCACCAGTTCAACATTTTCATGGGCGGTAAGGCTGGGCATCAGGTTATAAAATTGAAAGACGAAGCCGACATGGTCACGCCGGTACCTGGTCAGCTGCTCATCAGTCATATCACTGAGTTCCTGGTCCTGAAAAAAAACAGTCCCCTCTGATGCCCGGTCCAGACCACCGATGATGTTGAGCAGGGTTGATTTTCCGCTGCCGGAGGGGCCGAGCAGCACAACCATTTCACCACTTGGAATCTCCAGGTCGACCCCGCGCAGGGCATGCACGGCCGCCGCCCCCTCACCGTAGATTTTGGTGAGGGCTTTGGTGGTGAATGCCGGTAAAGATTTTTTTAGTGGTTG encodes the following:
- a CDS encoding TIGR04076 family protein, translated to MKDKIRIKVIDRLGKKGCHRGHKLGDCFDFDSERGNLCPMAMHCAFPYIDILRYGGKLPLSREGDIRFCCSDADTALVFKLEIVKPGR
- a CDS encoding multiheme c-type cytochrome, with the protein product MDKKLFFIIGMLVAVLWSDLISPAVARGNAPDECIQCHTKLTPFLVEDWKLSSMAKSGMDCTQCHGSAHTNETDSKKAIMPNIKVCGTCHKEQAERFTMGKHGKAEAALSIATMGKKVKAQAPGIFDKTCATCHNGICKDGGQCNACHGSHRFSAREALKPEACLPCHMGNHPQYEAYENSKHGALYRSRGLDSGVPTCATCHMPGGDHMVKASWGFLGVRGEESDPKLSADQNTVKGAVEMLGPILAPDSFRPDMAQWTEQRNAMVEVCSQCHAGSRVRENLAACDGIVAQANHLAAEFIKSADKLKEQGVLNQKEYFWLIRDKMHAQRIGMYVSAFHQFPEGVLLELIHFKRATMALQKQQSEKITTDEKH
- a CDS encoding 4Fe-4S binding protein, encoding MKITPLLTKRFIQIFFSGIVVFIGIRFYLFVSCLENGGIPGFERPAGVEAFLPISALVSLKHWLYSGTINSIHPSALVLFLIICATAVFAKKGFCSWVCPIGFLSEGAAKLNRKLFKKPLKLPLVFDLLLRCLKYLVAGFFIYQIFYKMPGRSIEQFIHSPYNQFADIKMLKFFTDMSTTAFIVIVVLACLTIIIRNFWCRYLCPYGALLGIIGFFSLGKVHRHPSHCVDCGKCETVCPGNIAIRQKTWINSLECSACMSCIEACPEKQALHFELLPSRKPLGAMVMAIFFVLIFTAGITIARLTGHWQNDIPLQVYLQYTAPKAPPAKTFDHISPEKMERMILMMNQVQAQKMQNLQKSEKPEK
- a CDS encoding efflux RND transporter periplasmic adaptor subunit, encoding MAKKNSRNYLTISILILIVALLTFAFWPRPLMVDMGEVVRNHLVITIDEEGKTRVHDAYIVSTPVAGRILRVHVEPGDQVIGKKSVVAEMLPEIAPPLDVRTVAEIRAAIATAEAVLRTAHADRNKAVADKKLAEVELRRTRHLQKSNVMSQSELDLALRQAYVAEAALQAAQATITMREAEIDNARARLISQNDNGVADHPGDRTEKVFSLYAPVNGQVLRLLQESASTLAAGTPIVEIGNVESDLEVVVELLSSDAVQVSPGNRVIFLGWGGPGNLEGIVQRIEPWGFTKVSALGVEEQRVNTIIRFTDPQQTWKKLGHGFRVEAKIVVWEKADALVVPSSALFRAGRDWAVFQVIDGKATFRRVEIGQNNGIEAQVSSGLELGDRVILYPSSALTDGTKVAEREIKAGSRAMQNK
- a CDS encoding Crp/Fnr family transcriptional regulator, which produces MQLKKEPDPHFFKTLLSHNYRDVLKYGINKRISPKGYLFHEGEPATRCYLVVEGCLKLSKLNVRGREVILRYISSGEMTATPIVLKGGVYPVTAQAIKETEVISWDRNGFFEIVQKCPEMSLDLITLLFERLEALQQRYMELCSEQAPLRIAKFMISLMTNTGRKKGNGVYIDIPLSRQNIADHIGASMFTVSRILSDWEKSGWLKSSRQSVTITDPKALEAFVNNN
- a CDS encoding TonB-dependent receptor plug domain-containing protein, which translates into the protein MKIKMMACLYAAVLSAMVADAALAEKKDIVQEDPLVITATKTEKEVDGITASVDVITAEEIKMMGASTLKNIMEKTPGLTLQYGQFAHSSAKSKSTISIRGMGGNGTLLIIDGRRTAGETQSTYEMDRIPASMIQRIEIVKGPMSTLYGSDALGGVINIITKKAGRKKFAMDMDVSTGMNDQGDGESYKAGVNARGRMGKLGYTLYTNYNKTRPYTETETYFSKALNPQTSQPVTSDPQHTETGDIDVTYRDASEVFSTGISLDADLTDALNAQMGLNYFEENRDGTYAGGFKKARPGQTPSAVMVLDTPVDSADDNNRLDANTALKYRFTDTLTGRIGVYRSEYEKRNKTRAKNFTAATNTKFSADVDITGYEAESTWAATSDHLLVGGAEYREISRNSAAINPDPTSYAFVNDTQLFKAVYLQDEWQITSGLNAIFGARYDDMSDADNKATFKAGLAKQFSPLFKVRVNYAEGYRAPDTAELYVVAPTPGDIPKIGAEAVYGTKTTVHELAPEFLRSYELGIGGEYQGFSYEVVLFYNDVNDKIEIQRVDADGDGSDDYQTYVNKPDVDIKGLEVNLGYDFGHGVTTDFNWTELSTEDGQTGKDLLYNPERTLSLGVNYQATQTLSLSLTARHIGSQYKSETEKVSSYELVDISFLKHFGNKKQYAFYGGVNNILDEAVDESLGSNVGPYIFAGMRVHF